One genomic window of Solanum stenotomum isolate F172 chromosome 9, ASM1918654v1, whole genome shotgun sequence includes the following:
- the LOC125877309 gene encoding uncharacterized protein LOC125877309, translating to MKQRESSRIRNKETRATVPAGTLTSLANQKKLLLARRRKDLLIKKRQRLTDRIEEQDVLESHNPEAGVRIQADSTNNVVQPVEEQLQLNFTALEVNEQCEEQDSSTKKRQRGQTKMLSIHGRHDRKLIVLNKVGQPVGPSNDVVKELSSFLGTLARNATLCPLDIENWKLLDTKQDLWDYTKKPIQEAWRRHKFDLKTHHFDAYANDQIRMEKKPDDVPTSQFKELLKYWNSEKFQKMSKANSENRKKLKNPHTVGKKSFALVRNDLEKERETNDTPSLKEFFVVTRKRKPNRSYKDTDEDATSKIADMENIEMQQNEDGNETIDAFASVMGSEHPGRLRLYGRGVTKTTLKGKVGNFEASSNATNDLVKKMEDKMLRMEEKIEEQKEQFDQQKTTMRQEIVEDVITKLQRSGLPIDVNVLATLLDVSST from the exons ATGAAACAACGTGAGTCTTCAAGAATAAGGAATAAAGAAACAAGAGCAACTGTTCCAGCTGGAACACTCACATCTTTGGCGAATCAAAAGAAGTTATTGCTAGCTAGAAGAAGAAAGGATCTACTGATCAAAAAGCGTCAGCGTCTAACAGATAGAATAGAAGAACAAGATGTGCTAGAATCACACAATCCAGAGGCAGGAGTTCGTATACAAGCTGACTCAACTAACAATGTAGTGCAACCAGTAGAAGAACAACTCCAATTGAATTTTACTGCTCTTGAAGTAAATGAACAATGTGAAGAACAAG ACTCTTCCACTAAAAAAAGACAAAGAGGTCAAACAAAGATGTTATCTATACATGGAAGGCATGATCGTAAACTGATTGTACTGAATAAAGTCGGTCAGCCAGTTGGTCCTAGTAATGATGTCGTGAAAGAGTTGAGCAGCTTTCTCGGTACACTTGCTAGGAATGCGACCCTTTGTCCTCTTGATATAGAAAATTGGAAGTTGCTTGACACAAAACAGGATTTGTGGGATTATACCAAG AAACCAATTCAAGAAGCTTGGAGAAGGcataaatttgatttgaaaacaCACCACTTTGATGCCTACGCTAATGATCAAATTCGGATGGAAAAAAAGCCTGATGATGTTCCAACATCTCAATTTAAGGAACTTCTTAAATATTGGAACTCAGAAAAATTTCAG AAAATGTCAAAAGCCAATAGTGAGAATCGAAAAAAGTTGAAGAATCCACATACTGTTGGCAAGAAAAGCTTTGCTTTAGTTCGCAATGATTTG GAAAAAGAGAGGGAAACTAATGATACTCCATCACTTAAGGAATTTTTTGTGgttacaagaaaaagaaagccCAATCGATCATACAAGGATACAGATGAAGATGCAACTAGTAAAATT GCTGATATGGAGAATATTGAAATGCAACAAAATGAAGATGGTAATGAGACAATTGATGCATTTGCTTCTGTCATGGGATCAGAACATCCAGGACGTTTAAGATTATATGGAAGAGGGGTTACAAAAACTACTTTGAAAGGGAAAGTGGGAAATTTTGAAGCCTCATCAAATGCAACAAATGACCTCGTGAAAAAGATGGAAGACAAAATGCTGAGAATGGAGGAAAAAATTGAGGAACAGAAGGAACAATTTGACCAACAAAAGACCACGATGAGACAAGAAATTGTAGAAGATGTCATAACAAAACTTCAACGTTCAGGCCTACCAATTGATGTTAATGTTTTGGCAACATTACTTGATGTTTCGTCAACATGA
- the LOC125876782 gene encoding auxin response factor 7-like codes for MKAPSNGYLPNSGEGERKLMNSELWHACAGPLVSLPPVGSLVVYFPQGHSEQVAASMQKETDGIPSYPNLPSKLICMLHNVTLHADTETDEVYAQMTLQPVNKYDQEALLLSDMGLKQNRQPAEFFCKTLTASDTSTHGGFSVPRRAAEKIFPPLDYAMQPPAQELMARDLHDQAWTFRHIYRGQPKRHLLTTGWSVFISSKRLCAGDSVLFIRDDKSQLLLGIKRTNRQQPALSSSVISSDSMHIGILAAAAHAAANNSPFTIFYNPRASPSEFVIPLAKYNKAMYAQVSLGMRFRMMFETEESGVRRYMGTITGVSDLDPIRWKSSQWRNLQVGWDESTAGERPSRVSIWDIEPVVTPFYICPPPFFRPKFPKQPSFPGDESDIENVLKRGMPWINDELGLKDSQNSIFPGLSLVQWMSMQQNNHVPVAQSGLPSVLHSNIGNDDHSKLLNFQSPTLATPGLQFNKPNQLNQSFGQIQQPPLAWAQQQQQSLQSPVSAQQQQPTLQQQQHTLQQQQHTLQQQQQQQQQQQHTLQQQQQQQHTLQQQQQHTLQQQQQQHTLQQQQQQQQQHTLQHQQQHTLQQPQQHMLQQQPQLHQQAQQQLQQQQRPSQQQQLTGNSSPVNRCVSPNQIPNQTFPQAAVYGQLQQQQVLSTSTQSQQNVPVNRNPFPSTSLAQDFQFQQQVEQQSNLLQKSQQQQTIPQQAPLQLLQQSLMQRPQVQPSSQQSLTEQQLQLQLLNKLQQQQAQLLSPVSSTLEPRMPQQQQNRQPQELQFSHQQLSSNIVTTATHLQSTHHAFNQLQSQHKSPITIKALSGGTDGDAPSCSTSPSTNNFQVSPPNFLTKNQGQAILVDESVVDPSQEQNKSEFRIKHELVFSKGSEQSKYKGNNTENLEAASSTTSYGLDSSGFNFSLPALCVDGDVQSHSRNSLPSAANNIDGLNPDALLSRDYDSGKDMQNLFSPFGNAPRDIETELSDAGINSQQFGVPNMAYKPRCANDLAVNDNGVLNNNAWTNQTQRMRTYTKVQKRGSVGRTIDVTRYIGYDELRHDLARMFGIEGQLEDPQRTEWKLVYVDHENDMLLVGDDPWEEFVSCVQSIKILSCAEVQQMSLDGDLGNVPVPNQASSGTDSGNAWKGHYDDNSAASFNR; via the exons GAGAAAGAAAGCTCATGAATTCAGAGTTATGGCATGCTTGTGCTGGCCCATTGGTTTCTTTGCCTCCTGTTGGAAGCCTTGTGGTATATTTTCCTCAAGGTCACAGTGAGCAG GTGGCGGCATCAATGCAAAAGGAGACAGATGGAATTCCAAGTTATCCTAATCTTCCTTCCAAGTTGATCTGCATGTTACACAATGTTACTCTACAT GCTGACACTGAAACTGATGAGGTCTATGCTCAGATGACTCTTCAACCTGTCAACAAA TATGACCAGGAGGCTTTACTTTTATCTGATATGGGCCTTAAGCAGAACAGGCAACCTGCTGAGTTTTTCTGTAAAACTCTCACTGCTAGTGATACAAGCACACATGGTGGATTTTCTGTTCCTCGTCGAGCAGCAGAGAAGATATTTCCTCCTCTG GACTATGCAATGCAACCTCCTGCTCAGGAGCTAATGGCTAGAGATTTGCATGACCAAGCATGGACTTTCAGGCATATTTATCGAG GTCAACCAAAAAGACACCTTTTGACTACCGGTTGGAGTGTCTTTATCTCCTCTAAAAGGCTTTGCGCCGGTGATTCTGTCCTTTTCATAAG AGATGATAAGTCACAGCTTCTCTTGGGTATAAAACGAACAAATAGACAGCAGCCCGCCTTGTCTTCATCTGTTATATCTAGTGACAGCATGCACATTGGGATCCTTGCGGCTGCTGCTCATGCTGCTGCAAACAACAGCCCGTTTACTATCTTTTACAATCCTAG GGCTAGCCCTTCTGAATTTGTAATTCCTCTGGCCAAGTATAATAAAGCTATGTATGCACAAGTTTCACTAGGCATGCGATTTCGGATGATGTTTGAAACGGAGGAGTCTGGAGTTCGTAGATACATGGGTACAATAACAGGTGTTAGTGATCTGGACCCCATACGATGGAAGAGCTCACAGTGGCGTAATCTTCAG gtAGGATGGGATGAATCAACTGCCGGGGAACGTCCAAGCAGAGTTTCAATTTGGGATATTGAGCCTGTCGTGACTCCTTTTTATATCTGTCCACCACCATTTTTCAGGCCCAAGTTTCCTAAGCAGCCAAGTTTTCCTG GTGATGAGTCtgatattgaaaatgttttaaagagGGGGATGCCCTGGATCAATGATGAGTTAGGTCtaaaagattctcaaaactCTATATTCCCTGGACTGAGCTTGGTACAATGGATGAGTATGCAACAGAACAATCATGTGCCAGTTGCCCAATCTGGACTTCCCAGTGTCTTGCACAGTAATATCGGCAATGATGACCATTCCAAGTTGTTGAACTTTCAGTCACCTACATTAGCTACACCAGGTCTCCAGTTCAACAAACCAAATCAACTAAACCAGTCATTTGGTCAAATCCAGCAGCCACCATTAGCATGGGCCCAACAGCAGCAGCAATCGTTACAGTCTCCTGTAAGTGCACAGCAGCAACAACCCACACTGCAGCAACAGCAACACACGCTGCAGCAACAGCAACACACActgcagcagcagcagcagcaacagcaacaacaacaacacacattgcagcagcaacaacaacaacaacacacactgcagcagcaacaacaacacacactgcagcagcagcaacaacaacacaCATTGCAGCAGCAGCAACAGCAACAGCAACAGCACACACTGCAGCATCAGCAGCAGCACACGCTGCAACAGCCACAGCAACACATGTTGCAGCAACAGCCACAGCTTCATCAGCAAGCACAGCAGCAGCTGCAGCAACAACAGCGTCCATCCCAGCAGCAACAATTGACCGGGAATTCATCACCAGTAAATCGTTGTGTATCCCCTAACCAGATACCAAACCAAACTTTTCCACAAGCTGCGGTATATGGTCAGCTTCAGCAACAACAGGTGCTATCAACTAGTACCCAATCACAACAAAATGTTCCTGTCAATAGAAATCCATTTCCTTCGACATCCTTGGCACAGGACTTCCAATTTCAGCAACAAGTGGAACAGCAATCTAACCTCTTGCAGAAATCCCAGCAACAGCAGACAATACCACAACAAGCTCCACTACAATTGTTGCAGCAAAGTTTGATGCAGAGGCCCCAAGTGCAACCATCATCACAGCAGAGCCTTACGGAACAGCAGCTGCAACTACAGCTTCTTAATAAACTGCAGCAGCAACAAGCACAGCTATTATCTCCCGTAAGCTCTACTCTGGAGCCGCGTATGCCCCAGCAACAACAGAATCGGCAACCACAAGAGCTCCAGTTTTCTCATCAACAATTGAGTTCCAACATCGTGACCACAGCGACACATCTCCAGTCAACCCATCATGCTTTCAACCAACTCCAAAGCCAGCACAAATCCCCTATAACAATCAAAGCACTTTCTGGTGGTACAGATGGAGATGCTCCTTCATGTTCAACATCTCCTTCTACGAACAATTTCCAAGTTTCACCACCAAACTTCTTGACCAAGAACCAAGGGCAAGCGATACTGGTGGATGAATCTGTTGTTGATCCTTCTCAAGAGCAAAACAAATCCGAGTTTCGAATAAAACATGAACTAGTGTTCTCAAAAGGTTCAGAGCAGTCTAAGTACAAAGGCAATAATACTGAGAACTTAGAGGCAGCCTCATCGACAACATCGTATGGGCTGGATTCTAGTGGCTTCAACTTTTCATTGCCTGCATTATGTGTGGATGGTGATGTTCAATCACATTCTAGGAACAGTCTACCTTCTGCAGCAAATAATATAGATGGACTGAACCCAGATGCTTTGCTATCAAGGGATTATGATTCTGGAAAGGATATGCAAAACCTATTCTCTCCTTTTGGCAATGCCCCTAGGGATATAGAAACTGAATTGTCTGATGCTGGGATCAATTCTCAACAATTTGGGGTGCCAAACATGGCATACAAGCCAAGATGTGCCAACGATCTTGCTGTTAATGACAACGGTGTTCTGAATAATAATGCATGGACGAACCAGACTCAGCGCATGAGAACATATACAAAG GTTCAAAAACGAGGCTCTGTGGGAAGAACTATAGACGTTACTCGCTACATAGGCTATGATGAACTAAGGCATGATCTAGCACGTATGTTTGGAATTGAGGGACAGCTTGAAGATCCTCAAAGAACTGAGTGGAAGCTTGTGTATGTTGACCATGAGAATGATATGCTGCTTGTTGGTGACGATCCTTGGGA gGAGTTTGTGAGCTGTGTTCAGAGCATCAAAATCTTGTCTTGTGCTGAAGTGCAGCAGATGAGCTTGGATGGGGATTTAGGTAATGTGCCAGTACCAAACCAAGCTAGCAGTGGAACTGACAGTGGTAATGCGTGGAAAGGACACTACGATGACAACTCAGCTGCATCATTTAATCGATGA
- the LOC125876808 gene encoding 20 kDa chaperonin, chloroplastic-like gives MATTQLTASSISGNRFASFEGLRSTCIVKAVSFAPLKHNNSRSFSRLVVKAATTVAPKYTTLKPLGDRVLVKIKTTEEKTVGGILLPVTAQSKPNGGEVVAVGEGHSAGKIKVDISVKTGAQVIYSKYAGTEVEFDGSKHLILKEDDIVGILETDDVKDLQPLNDRVLIKVAEAEEKTAGGLLLTEAAKEKPSIGTIIAVGPGPLDEEGNRKPLSVSPGNTVLYSKYAGSEFKGADGSDYITLRVSDVMAVLS, from the exons ATGGCGACCACTCAGCTAACAGCATCGTCTATCTCTGGCAATCGTTTTGCATCCTTTGAAGGGCTCAGGTCCACTTGCATTGTAAAGGCCGTATCTTTTGCCCCTTTGAAGCACAACAACAGCAGGTCTTTTAGTCGTCTGGTTGTCAAGGCTGCCACCACCGTAGCTCCTAAG TACACTACTCTTAAGCCTTTGGGCGACAGAGTGTTGGTGAAGATTAAGACCACAGAGGAGAAGACTGTTGGTGGTATCCTACTTCCAGTAACAGCCCAGTCGAAACCTAATGGAGGTGAGGTGGTTGCTGTTGGGGAGGGTCATTCAGCTGGCAAGATCAAAGTGGACATTAGTGTGAAG ACTGGTGCCCAAGTCATCTACTCAAAGTACGCGGGAACTGAGGTGGAGTTTGATGGATCAAAGCACCTCATTCTGAAAGAGGATGATATTGTTGGTATtcttgagacagatgatgtcaAGGATCTGCAGCCATTAAATGACAGAGTCCTAATCAAG GTTGCCGAAGCTGAAGAAAAAACGGCTGGAGGCTTACTGTTGACTGAGGCAGCCAAGGAGAAGCCTTCAATTGGCACG ATTATAGCTGTCGGACCTGGTCCTCTTGATGAAGAAGGGAACAGGAAGCCACTTTCAGTATCCCCAGGAAATACAGTTCTCTACTCCAAATATGCAGGCAGTGAATTCAAAGGGGCTGATGGTTCTGATTACATTACACTCAGGGTGTCTGATGTAATGGCTGTGCTATCTTAG